A genomic segment from uncultured Desulfuromonas sp. encodes:
- a CDS encoding methyltransferase domain-containing protein, with protein MGALRVKYQTIEFGEVDIHVRILRDRQQFSDEQGLAEQLGISSAVWPLFGQVWPSGNVLAHHMFNYPITDQRILEVGCGIGLSSLVLNHRKADITATDYHPEVEGFLEKNTRLNEDENIPFVRTGWEDKKSGLGLFDLIIGSDILYEQEHVELLSEFINQHARTHCTIILVDPGRGHHARFSKRMVALGYTHSQYKPDTIDYLDEPFKGQILKYVR; from the coding sequence ATGGGTGCATTGCGTGTTAAGTACCAGACCATCGAATTCGGTGAAGTGGACATCCACGTCCGAATCCTTCGTGACCGTCAGCAATTCAGCGACGAACAAGGCCTGGCCGAACAGCTGGGAATCTCATCTGCTGTCTGGCCGCTCTTCGGCCAAGTGTGGCCATCAGGCAATGTTCTTGCCCATCATATGTTCAACTATCCAATTACAGATCAGCGCATACTTGAAGTGGGCTGTGGCATCGGACTGTCGAGCTTGGTGCTCAACCACCGCAAAGCCGACATTACAGCGACCGATTACCATCCGGAAGTTGAAGGATTTCTCGAAAAGAACACCCGTCTTAACGAAGACGAAAACATCCCATTTGTCCGAACGGGGTGGGAAGATAAGAAAAGTGGACTCGGCCTTTTTGACCTGATTATCGGCAGTGACATTCTTTACGAGCAAGAGCATGTCGAGCTGTTATCTGAATTTATCAACCAGCATGCCAGAACGCATTGCACGATTATTCTGGTTGATCCAGGACGTGGCCACCATGCACGATTCAGCAAAAGGATGGTCGCTCTGGGCTATACGCACAGCCAATATAAACCCGACACAATCGACTATCTGGACGAACCGTTTAAAGGGCAGATCCTGAAATACGTCAGGTAG